The nucleotide window CCATCAAGGCGCGCCACGCGGCCCGGACCTACGCTCTGCGCGAACGGTCAATAAACGGAGTACCGCAATGTCCTGGAAAACGATCTTCTGCGCGCTGTCCGACTTGTCCCGGGTCGAGCACACCCTGACCCATGCCGCCGATCTCGCCCGCCTGCACGGCGCGCATCTCGACGTGCTCAGCCTCGGTGTCGCCCGCGATCCGGCCACGCATTACTTCTCCGGCGCCGGCGCCTCCGCCATGATGGTGCAGAACATATTCGAAGGCTGCCACGAGGAAGCCGCCGAGATCGACAGCGCCGCGCGCGCGGTTCTGGGCAAGCAGGACGGTTTCTTCTGGTCCTGCGACAAGGGCGTCGCGCAGCTGGCCGACCTGGGGCACCATGTGGCCGACCGCGCCCGCTTTGCCGATCTCGCCGTGCTGCCCATGCCCTACGGCGAGGGGCTGGGCCCCGAGCTTGCCCCCCTGACCGAGGCGATCCTGTTCGACGGGCGCATCCCCGCCATGGTCCTGCCGAACGCCGCCGACATCACCCTCGACCCCAGGCGGGTCGTGGTCGCCTGGAATGACGGGCGCGAGGCGCTGCGCGCGGTCCGCGACGCGCTGCCGATGCTGCAACGCGCCGACCGCGTGCATGTCGTGGTGGTCGATCCGCCGGTGCACGGCCCGAACCGCTCCGATCCCGGCGGGCTGGTCTCGCAATATCTGGTGCGCCACGGCGTCACGGTCGAAATCGACGTGCTGTCGAAAACCCTGCCCCGCGTCGCCGACGTGCTCCTGCGCCGCGCGCAGGACATCGACGCCGACGCGCTGGTCATGGGCGCCTACGGCCATTCCCGCGTCCGCGAGGCGGTCTTCGGCGGCGCCTCCCGCCACATGCTGGAGCATGCGCCACTGCCGCTCTTCATGGCGCACTAAGGCGGGGACCATCGCGGCGCTCGGGACAAGGCACAGGTCTTGTCCCCCTCGGCCTCAGACCGACCCGAGGTAGTACCCGATGGCCTCTTCCAGTTCCGTCTCCTCGTACCCGAAATGCGAACGCACGACCTCTTCCAGCTTTCGGTACGTGGCGGCGGCCTGGGCAAAGTTCGCCTCGACGGGGTTGTCCGCAAGCGCGTCCGCGGCGTGCCCCAGGCGGACGATCAACTCGTGGACCACCTCGTGCTCGGACAGGAGCTTGGCCACGACCTCCAAAAACATCCCGCCGCCCGCCGCCTCGATCCGCGGAAACATATCCGTGGTCTCGATGTCGTGGTGCAGCTTCAACACCTGGCACTCGCGCCCGCACAGCGTTCCGAACACGCGGAAATTTTCGGCCATGTCCAGCGACAGCACGATCTGCCTCAGGTCGTCGGGCGGGCTGTCCCGCGCCTCGATCCGCGCCAGCACCGCGCCGATCTGCGCCATCTCCATCAGGTAGTGCCGGTGGATCGCCGCCAGCTGCCGGCCCTGCCGCCGGTGCCTGTCCGTGGCCTCCGGCACAGGCGGCGCCGTCGGCCGCGCGGCTTCGTCAAGGGTAAGGTCGTCCAGCGAGCGGGTCGAAAGATCGGTCATGCCCGCTAACAAAGCCCCCGCCCTCGTGAAGTCAAGACCGCCCAACACACCGTAGGGTGGGTGAAAACCCACCTTTGGTGGATGAAAACCCACGCGCCGCGCCTTAACCAGGCATTAACCCCGAACGCTCGGTTAACCCCACCAATCCGGGAAAATCGCACCGTCGCGATACCACTCAAATACCGA belongs to Roseovarius sp. THAF27 and includes:
- a CDS encoding universal stress protein; this encodes MSWKTIFCALSDLSRVEHTLTHAADLARLHGAHLDVLSLGVARDPATHYFSGAGASAMMVQNIFEGCHEEAAEIDSAARAVLGKQDGFFWSCDKGVAQLADLGHHVADRARFADLAVLPMPYGEGLGPELAPLTEAILFDGRIPAMVLPNAADITLDPRRVVVAWNDGREALRAVRDALPMLQRADRVHVVVVDPPVHGPNRSDPGGLVSQYLVRHGVTVEIDVLSKTLPRVADVLLRRAQDIDADALVMGAYGHSRVREAVFGGASRHMLEHAPLPLFMAH
- a CDS encoding hemerythrin domain-containing protein, whose amino-acid sequence is MTDLSTRSLDDLTLDEAARPTAPPVPEATDRHRRQGRQLAAIHRHYLMEMAQIGAVLARIEARDSPPDDLRQIVLSLDMAENFRVFGTLCGRECQVLKLHHDIETTDMFPRIEAAGGGMFLEVVAKLLSEHEVVHELIVRLGHAADALADNPVEANFAQAAATYRKLEEVVRSHFGYEETELEEAIGYYLGSV